Proteins encoded by one window of Zerene cesonia ecotype Mississippi chromosome 8, Zerene_cesonia_1.1, whole genome shotgun sequence:
- the LOC119828771 gene encoding uncharacterized protein LOC119828771 isoform X2: MEAKLKEYRALRRRQQFVDNIKQKLEHSKEKIVNFLVPKPNMGERNEEEVVLLENEEDTSINNTKALLEESVDLTSEVSEVESIEENQESWRYCMIKWTIYAIIWLTLFIYFLKLQFGAVFFVISVLIGICLNTSTRPKKRGEVSAYSVFNKNCVSIDGTLKAEQFEKEIRYGAGSVRTF; encoded by the exons ATGGAGGCGAAATTGAAAGAATATAGAGCGTTAAGACGACGTCAACAGtttgttgataatataaaacaaaaattggaACATTCTAAagagaaaattgttaattttttagttcCTAAGCCAAATATGGGAGAACGAAATGAAGAAGAGGTTGTTTTG ttggAAAATGAAGAAGATACATCAATAAACAACACAAAAGCATTATTAGAAGAATCTGTTGATTTAACATCTGAAGTCAGTGAAGTTGAATCTATTGAAGAGAACCAAGAATCCTGGCGATATTGTATGATCAAATGGACAATATATGCAATTATCTGGTTGACACTATTCATTTACTTCTTGAAACTGCAATTTGGTGCTGTTTTCTTTGTAATATCAGTTCTCATTGGCATTTGCCTTAACACAAGCACAAGGCCAAAGAAAAGGGGTGAAGTGTCTGCATAtagtgtatttaataaaaactgtgtCAGCATAGATGGTACGCTAAAAGCGGAACAgtttgaaaaagaaataagataTGGCGCGGGTAGTGtaagaacattttaa
- the LOC119828586 gene encoding FERM domain-containing protein 8, translated as MEHQSDMGTYGESPNVQNSGNYITIIPVDYSRRGYPIQAEYQYNEFRSREEYYSVQSQKLQAEVNAHLYSVSQRLPHLSYSPLGRHNDWDKHDSHKPLPDSKESNSSDSLEKSVMGSNLSSCSNQTGSSSIAAGSFSTTEPITSGGSSSSAISPPLPGSSGSTASSSTGTSNPVTCVYLMSRVAVMVEMSSEEVPSCVTASRFLNAVLSAEELGLNTPSVRNLAANVFALWMCSPLLEIQLKPHHCPWKIWAGWQKLLQRYGHASDSRRSRDQPALRLQRNVFFPKHLEEGIKDSRIQELLYEEARHNVVTGRYPLESAQALMLGGLQARIQLGPYDPHRHTAKFFRENQDKYLPKHARSGRWARLLPAGRKGSPEAKLLEQAQRPPAAPPRKLRHKYLAHTRTLPTYGAAFFQGQIEQPVRSLTSLLTHEDIPVLVAVNSNGVYVIDDTESTVLLGLLYEELSWDIGLPSDDNEDCLPCLFLQFMVVENGLRVSKILQVFSKQAVMMDTLIEHFAGEYRKRLGQETPSDHANYDYHSDSGSISLPPLSRPDSPQRRLANKLSRLALATHDGRGNLLGGAGDWSTGIHHPQPSWILPKH; from the exons atggaaCACCAATCAGATATGGGGACTTACGGAGAAAGCCCTAATGTACAAAATAGtggtaattatattacaattattccAGTCGATTATTCTCGACGTGGGTATCCCATTCAAGCAGAATATCAGTAcaa CGAATTCAGATCACGCGAAGAATACTATTCAGTGCAAAGTCAGAAACTCCAAGCTGAAGTGAATGCGCATTTGTACTCCGTGTCCCAGAGGTTGCCCCACTTGTCTTATAGCCCTTTGGGCCGGCATAATGACTGGGACAAACACGATTCGCACAAGCCACTGCCCGACTCGAAGGAGAGCAATAGTTCGGATTCCTTGGAGAAAAGTGTTATGG GATCAAACCTAAGTAGTTGTTCAAACCAGACGGGTTCCAGTAGCATAGCTGCAGGATCCTTTAGTACCACCGAACCCATCACCAGTGGTGGGAGCTCGTCTAGCGCCATTTCACCACCACTACCTG GATCATCAGGCAGTACAGCATCATCTTCGACGGGTACCTCGAACCCAGTTACTTGCGTGTATCTAATGTCACGAGTGGCCGTTATGGTGGAGATGAGTTCGGAAGAAGTGCCATCATGTGTCACAGCATCTAGGTTCCTCAACGCCGTACTATCGGCAGAGGAGTTAGGGTTAAATACACCCAGCGTAAGGAATCTTGCCGCTAATGTGTTCGCGTTGTGGATGTGCAGTCCTCTGTTGG AAATCCAATTAAAGCCGCACCATTGTCCGTGGAAGATATGGGCGGGTTGGCAGAAGTTGTTACAGCGGTACGGCCACGCGTCTGACTCGCGGCGCTCGCGAGACCAACCCGCGCTCAGATTGCAGAGGAATGTGTTCTTTCCTAAGCATTTGGAGGAAGGGATAAA GGATTCTCGTATCCAAGAGTTGCTATATGAGGAAGCGCGACACAACGTGGTGACTGGGCGGTATCCGCTAGAGAGCGCTCAAGCTCTGATGCTGGGCGGCCTTCAGGCGCGCATACAGCTGGGGCCATATGACCCACATCGACACACTGCTAAGTTTTTTAG GGAAAACCAAGACAAGTATCTCCCCAAACACGCGCGCTCTGGTCGTTGGGCGCGGTTACTACCCGCCGGTCGTAAGGGTAGCCCTGAAGCTAAGTTACTGGAGCAGGCCCAAAGGCCACCAGCAGCTCCGCCACGAAAGTTGCGCCACAAGTACCTCGCTCATACCAGAACACTGCCTACTTATGG CGCTGCGTTCTTCCAAGGTCAGATCGAGCAGCCAGTCCGAAGTCTGACCAGCTTGCTCACTCACGAAGACATACCAGTTCTGGTCGCTGTCAATTCCAATGGTGTTTACGTTATTGACGATACTGAAAGT ACGGTGTTACTGGGCCTTCTATATGAGGAGCTATCCTGGGACATCGGTCTACCATCAGACGACAATGAAGACTGTCTGCCGTGCCTGTTCCTGCAGTTTATGGTGGTGGAAAATGGTCTACGGGTCTCCAAGATATTGCAG GTGTTTTCAAAACAAGCCGTGATGATGGATACGCTGATAGAGCATTTCGCGGGCGAGTACAGAAAGCGACTCGGCCAAGAGACGCCGAGTGACCACGCTAATTATGACTATCATTCAG aCTCGGGCAGCATATCCCTCCCCCCGCTCTCCCGCCCGGACTCTCCCCAGCGGCGCCTCGCCAACAAGCTGTCCCGGCTCGCGCTGGCGACGCACGACGGCCGCGGCAACCTGCTGGGGGGCGCGGGGGACTGGTCCACGGGGATACACCACCCGCAGCCATCTTGGATATTAccgaaacattaa
- the LOC119828771 gene encoding uncharacterized protein LOC119828771 isoform X1, which translates to MSWSFVFTFCERKQLFSFIIFQFSYIHLMEAKLKEYRALRRRQQFVDNIKQKLEHSKEKIVNFLVPKPNMGERNEEEVVLLENEEDTSINNTKALLEESVDLTSEVSEVESIEENQESWRYCMIKWTIYAIIWLTLFIYFLKLQFGAVFFVISVLIGICLNTSTRPKKRGEVSAYSVFNKNCVSIDGTLKAEQFEKEIRYGAGSVRTF; encoded by the exons ATGTCATGGAGTTTTGTGTTTACGTTTTGCGAACGGAAGCAGCTGTTctcgtttataatttttca GTTCTCATATATACATCTAATGGAGGCGAAATTGAAAGAATATAGAGCGTTAAGACGACGTCAACAGtttgttgataatataaaacaaaaattggaACATTCTAAagagaaaattgttaattttttagttcCTAAGCCAAATATGGGAGAACGAAATGAAGAAGAGGTTGTTTTG ttggAAAATGAAGAAGATACATCAATAAACAACACAAAAGCATTATTAGAAGAATCTGTTGATTTAACATCTGAAGTCAGTGAAGTTGAATCTATTGAAGAGAACCAAGAATCCTGGCGATATTGTATGATCAAATGGACAATATATGCAATTATCTGGTTGACACTATTCATTTACTTCTTGAAACTGCAATTTGGTGCTGTTTTCTTTGTAATATCAGTTCTCATTGGCATTTGCCTTAACACAAGCACAAGGCCAAAGAAAAGGGGTGAAGTGTCTGCATAtagtgtatttaataaaaactgtgtCAGCATAGATGGTACGCTAAAAGCGGAACAgtttgaaaaagaaataagataTGGCGCGGGTAGTGtaagaacattttaa